DNA sequence from the Nocardia sp. BMG111209 genome:
CGCTCGGCCACCCGCACCCGGAGTCGGCCGGCGATCGGCGCCAGGTCGTGCAAAATGTCCTCGGGCGTGAACAGGGTGTCCGGATCGTGGCCGGGCGCATCGTCGTGAGCCAGGACCAGCAGGGCGCCCTCGGGGTTCAGGACCTCAGCCGCCCACAGGAGGACCATACGGCGCTGAGGTGGTGGCAGTGGAAGGTCGGTCAGGAGGACCAGATCCACATGGTAGTCGGGCAGGGCCGCGGAGTCGGTGACATCCGCGCAGTGCCAGGCGATCCGGCCGCGGGCCGAGCGGGACAGCCGGGCGGCCAGGGTGCGTCCCTTATCGATTCCGGCCTGGGAGAAATCCACGGCGACCACTTGCCAGCCGTGGGTGGCCAGCCACAGTGCGTGGCGACCCTCCCCGCAGCCGAGATCGAGCGCCCGCGGTGGTTCGCCGGTGTGGGTCTGGGCCAGCGACCGCTGGAGGGCGGTCGCGTGTTCGGCCACGACCGCGTCGGGCGGTGTGTCCCGGACCAACTCGCTGCGCGTGTACCGCGCGTCCCAGTCGGCGGCGTCCATGGCTCGAGTCTAGGGAAGGCCGGATACGGAACGGGACCCCGGCTCGACGGCGAGCCGGGGTCCCGTTACTGCGATGCTCAGAGCGAGGTGCGCATCAGCACCACGTTG
Encoded proteins:
- a CDS encoding bifunctional 2-polyprenyl-6-hydroxyphenol methylase/3-demethylubiquinol 3-O-methyltransferase UbiG, translated to MDAADWDARYTRSELVRDTPPDAVVAEHATALQRSLAQTHTGEPPRALDLGCGEGRHALWLATHGWQVVAVDFSQAGIDKGRTLAARLSRSARGRIAWHCADVTDSAALPDYHVDLVLLTDLPLPPPQRRMVLLWAAEVLNPEGALLVLAHDDAPGHDPDTLFTPEDILHDLAPIAGRLRVRVAERIPQEQTEIQGTLVVMTRIAPGEHGTIAL